The following is a genomic window from Euwallacea similis isolate ESF13 chromosome 4, ESF131.1, whole genome shotgun sequence.
GCATGGACATGCATATCACAAACAACTTAAACTACATCATGAGACTACCTGCCACAGGACctaaaattgttcaaaaatacCTAACAAAtccagttttattttatcgGCCAGAATGTGAGGGCAAAGTCAAATTTGACTTGCGATATGTAATTTTGCTTAAATCCATAAAACCCCTTGAAGTCTATGTGTACAAGAACTTCTTCCTAAGGTTTGCAAATAAGCCCTTTGAGTTGAATGATTTTGATGACTATGAAAAGCATTTTACTGTGATGAATTACACAGAGGGGGTGGTTTTGAAGCATTTAAAATGTGAGGAGTTTAAAATAGAATGGAAAGAGCAATGTGCTGGCTATAATTGGGAAGTGATCGAAGGGAAAATATTGGAAATGTTAAGGAATATTATGGAGTGTGCCACTGCAGTTCCACCTCCTTGTGGGATAGCAGAAAATGTTCAATCCAGAGCTTTGTATGCTGCTGATTTGATGTTGGATTGGCAGGATCAGGAGATGCAGCCCAAAATTCTTGAGATCAATTACATGCCTGATTGCGATAGGGcttgtaaatattatccaaatttctataatgatatttttaaattgttatttttgaacgAGGATAGTGGCCATTTTTTTAAGCTGTAGTTATTCACAAATAAATAgctattttattacaaacctctttttaattgttcaaaTTAGGATATAAAACTACACAAATTCTTAATGCCTACGACTCTTTCTCTTGGACTTTTTAGGTCCCTTGACAAAGCACCAATCAACTCCAATGGTTTGTCCCAGTAGAGCGGAACCATTTAGAGCTTCACGAGCGGCTGCAGCCTCATCGTAAGTATTGTACTCAATCAGGGCATAACCTTTTAAGAACCCTGTTCGTCTGTCTAAGTTAATGCTGATGTTTTTAATCGGGCCAAACTCAGAAAATTTTTCAGTCAAGTCATCCTCGTTCGCTTCTTCATGTACTGAAGTTATGAACAAAATCCAGCCTTCCACTGACTTTTGGGGCCCTAGAAGaagtttttttggtattaGATGTAATggcgtttttgaaatttattaccaGGTTCATCCCCGTCTCCACGGTCTATGCTCTCGTAGCCACGAACTTTCTCCTGATCACGAGGCTCGTTAGCCCCAAAACCGCGTCCCTTTCGCGTCACTACTTTCTCTTTCAGCCTCAATACACTTTGATCTCCTTCGTCCTCCACGTCGATATCGCCGACATCGTTGATGTCTAACACGTCCGCCATGGTGTTTTCGGTGAAAAATATAATCCAAAAAGGATGGTCTTATTGAAATAAGGTAGTTACAAGTAAAATTAGGGCTCCAAAATTTCTCCTATGTTTGGCTATAGATTTTATATTAACGGCTTTGACAACTTAGTGACTTTGACAGTGATGACatgacatcattttgaaccttgttttcaattgtttattgaataaaaaaaggcAGAAGATGGTCTCCTGGGTCTTCGTAATGTGTAAAATGTATTTCACACAATTTGAAGTCTTGTTAGTTCCTCATTAATTAGCGATGAGTAGTAAAGTGTCCTGGTTATATTTATCTTTCTTTATAACGGTACGATGCATAGAGGCTGACATATTTTGGAGTTGtgtaaagaattaaaaatataacccTACTTTTGCACGTTGTT
Proteins encoded in this region:
- the tsu gene encoding RNA-binding protein 8A — protein: MADVLDINDVGDIDVEDEGDQSVLRLKEKVVTRKGRGFGANEPRDQEKVRGYESIDRGDGDEPGPQKSVEGWILFITSVHEEANEDDLTEKFSEFGPIKNISINLDRRTGFLKGYALIEYNTYDEAAAAREALNGSALLGQTIGVDWCFVKGPKKSKRKSRRH